Proteins encoded within one genomic window of Petrotoga sp. 9PWA.NaAc.5.4:
- a CDS encoding flavin reductase family protein has translation MSNNRFSENIVMPVCLVTVKSNGFVNSMTVAWSTPLSSNPPLFGFAIRKSRFTYDMIMKEKEFSVSFLSYEKAELAVKFGRISGREGDKVSISGVNLKESEFIKSPYIDEGYFSMECVLESYFEVGDHDFIVGKVINTHKKANLKDADPIVYLGKDTFSSIDLTKIQPFDTKSIVEAVRQALNRGGKDD, from the coding sequence ATGTCAAACAACCGTTTTAGTGAAAATATTGTTATGCCTGTGTGTTTGGTCACAGTTAAAAGTAACGGCTTTGTCAATTCTATGACAGTAGCATGGTCTACTCCTTTATCTTCTAATCCTCCTTTATTTGGTTTTGCTATACGCAAAAGTCGTTTTACATACGACATGATCATGAAAGAAAAGGAGTTTAGTGTTTCTTTTTTATCATATGAAAAGGCAGAATTGGCTGTAAAATTTGGAAGAATATCAGGAAGAGAAGGAGATAAAGTTTCTATTTCAGGAGTTAATTTAAAAGAATCCGAATTCATAAAATCTCCTTACATAGATGAAGGATATTTTTCTATGGAATGCGTTTTAGAAAGCTATTTTGAAGTGGGAGATCATGATTTCATTGTGGGGAAGGTGATAAACACTCACAAAAAAGCGAATTTGAAAGATGCAGATCCTATTGTTTATTTGGGCAAGGATACTTTTAGTTCGATTGATTTGACGAAAATTCAACCGTTTGATACTAAAAGTATCGTTGAGGCGGTTAGACAAGCTTTGAATAGAGGTGGAAAAGATGATTAA
- the gatB gene encoding Asp-tRNA(Asn)/Glu-tRNA(Gln) amidotransferase subunit GatB, whose product MYKTIIGLEIHAQLLTKTKAFCSCSAENFEFEPNTNICPICTGQPGTLPVLNEEVVKLAIKAGLILNGSVNKYSRFDRKNYFYPDLPKNYQITQYFHPIVTNGYIKIGDKKVRIRRAHLEEDTAKMLHEGDQISTAQESLIDFNRSGIPLLEIVTEPDIETPFQTRQFMEKLRDLLRYAEISTGDMEKGALRCDANISILDENTGKISKRVEIKNINSFKFVEKALEYEKERLIKSLETEEELIQETRGWDSVKKETFSMRTKEEEMDYRYFPEPDLLPLILTDEFIDTVKKTIPEMPDEKMKRFVTQYNIPEYDAGILSSSKELADYFEKCVEKVKDAKFVSNLIMTDLLRAMKENEDNIENVKIKPEFFSDFKELLDSGKISTKIMKEIFPEVYKTGKSPKEIIKEKGLEQIDDEAELRNIVEQVIRENPDSVEKYKSGKTKLLGFFVGEVMKRTKGKANPQKTNQILKEFLD is encoded by the coding sequence ATGTATAAAACAATAATAGGGCTTGAAATACACGCCCAACTTTTGACAAAAACCAAAGCCTTTTGTTCATGTAGTGCTGAAAATTTTGAATTTGAACCAAATACAAACATATGTCCCATTTGTACAGGTCAACCAGGGACTTTGCCTGTATTAAATGAAGAAGTTGTGAAGCTTGCAATAAAAGCCGGTTTAATTCTCAATGGATCAGTTAATAAATATTCTCGCTTTGATAGAAAGAATTATTTTTATCCTGATTTACCAAAAAATTATCAGATCACTCAATACTTTCATCCCATAGTTACAAATGGATACATCAAAATTGGAGATAAAAAAGTCAGGATAAGAAGGGCTCATTTGGAAGAAGACACCGCTAAAATGCTCCATGAAGGTGATCAAATTTCAACGGCTCAAGAAAGTCTCATAGATTTTAATCGCTCAGGAATCCCTTTGTTAGAGATAGTTACAGAACCTGATATTGAGACTCCATTTCAGACAAGACAGTTCATGGAAAAACTGAGAGACCTTTTAAGATATGCGGAAATATCCACAGGAGATATGGAAAAGGGTGCTTTAAGATGTGATGCTAATATTTCTATTCTCGATGAAAATACTGGAAAAATAAGTAAAAGAGTGGAAATAAAAAATATCAATTCTTTTAAATTTGTAGAAAAAGCTTTAGAATACGAAAAAGAAAGATTAATAAAAAGTTTAGAAACGGAAGAAGAATTAATTCAAGAAACAAGAGGATGGGATTCCGTAAAAAAAGAGACCTTTTCTATGAGAACAAAAGAAGAGGAAATGGATTATCGTTATTTTCCAGAACCTGATTTACTTCCTTTAATTTTAACAGATGAGTTTATAGATACTGTAAAAAAGACTATTCCTGAAATGCCCGATGAAAAAATGAAAAGATTTGTCACTCAGTACAATATCCCTGAATACGATGCAGGAATTCTTTCCTCGAGTAAAGAATTAGCAGACTATTTTGAAAAATGTGTAGAAAAGGTTAAAGACGCTAAGTTTGTAAGTAATTTGATAATGACAGATTTGTTAAGAGCAATGAAAGAAAACGAAGATAACATAGAAAATGTTAAGATTAAACCAGAATTTTTCAGTGATTTTAAAGAGCTTTTAGATTCAGGTAAGATATCGACAAAAATCATGAAAGAAATATTTCCAGAAGTGTATAAAACAGGTAAAAGTCCAAAAGAAATTATAAAAGAAAAAGGGTTAGAACAAATTGATGATGAAGCTGAATTGAGAAATATCGTAGAACAAGTTATAAGGGAAAACCCAGATAGCGTTGAAAAGTATAAAAGTGGAAAAACCAAACTTTTAGGTTTTTTTGTTGGAGAAGTTATGAAAAGAACTAAAGGAAAAGCAAATCCTCAAAAAACCAATCAAATTTTGAAGGAGTTTTTAGATTAG
- the hemW gene encoding radical SAM family heme chaperone HemW — MNSNEIAIYIHIPFCKRRCLYCDYVSTTNTKLKDIYFDALKKELTLRSNELKDKKVKTVYLGGGTPSYVESYYIEDIFHILKDNYNLSELEEFTIEVNPESINEFKLRTYKSMGINRISVGFQSASDNILKNVGRLHTFEEGVKAYNLISSFFENVNIDFILGLPGENKNTVEKTLEYIGKLKPPHISYYLFDPSHETPLKNLCENGKMHLPDCDLLSDLLDFIYQKLEKIGYNRYEISSWSQDNKESLHNEFYWKNLNYIGFGLSAGGHLNRFRYVNTCDIEVYVQALTSDNFAYEFTYNNNEYQELTETLFMGLRLLEGLSYESLLDRFEKPILDEFINKILKNLPGYITYEDGAIKLTKKGLDFSRYVFEELIALE, encoded by the coding sequence TTGAATTCTAATGAAATAGCAATATACATACACATACCCTTTTGTAAACGAAGATGCCTCTACTGCGATTATGTTTCAACAACAAACACAAAACTTAAAGATATCTATTTTGACGCTTTAAAAAAAGAGCTCACCTTACGAAGTAATGAATTAAAAGACAAAAAGGTTAAAACAGTATATTTGGGTGGAGGTACTCCTTCATATGTTGAATCATATTATATAGAAGATATATTTCATATTTTGAAAGATAATTACAATCTATCGGAATTAGAAGAATTTACGATAGAGGTAAATCCCGAAAGCATAAATGAATTTAAGCTAAGAACATATAAATCCATGGGAATAAACAGAATTTCTGTGGGATTTCAAAGTGCTTCTGACAACATATTGAAAAACGTTGGTAGGTTACATACTTTTGAAGAAGGGGTAAAAGCTTATAATCTTATTAGCTCTTTTTTCGAGAACGTCAATATAGATTTTATACTCGGCTTACCAGGTGAAAATAAAAACACAGTAGAAAAAACTCTTGAATACATTGGAAAATTGAAGCCTCCTCACATTTCTTATTATTTATTTGATCCCTCACATGAAACCCCTTTAAAAAATTTATGTGAGAATGGAAAAATGCATCTTCCTGATTGTGACCTTCTTTCAGATTTATTGGATTTTATCTATCAAAAATTAGAAAAAATAGGTTACAATAGATATGAGATATCAAGTTGGTCTCAAGATAACAAAGAATCTCTTCATAACGAATTTTATTGGAAAAACCTAAATTATATTGGCTTTGGGCTTTCAGCTGGAGGCCATCTAAATAGATTCAGGTACGTAAATACCTGTGATATTGAGGTTTATGTACAAGCTCTAACTTCAGATAATTTTGCATATGAGTTTACCTATAACAATAACGAATACCAAGAACTAACAGAAACTTTATTTATGGGTTTGAGATTACTTGAAGGCTTGAGTTATGAGTCCTTATTAGATAGATTTGAAAAACCAATTTTAGATGAATTTATAAACAAGATATTAAAAAATCTTCCAGGGTATATAACATATGAAGATGGAGCTATAAAGCTTACAAAGAAAGGTTTAGATTTTTCACGATATGTTTTTGAGGAATTGATTGCATTAGAATAA
- the gatA gene encoding Asp-tRNA(Asn)/Glu-tRNA(Gln) amidotransferase subunit GatA — protein sequence MILLSLTIEELFGKNTIESSLNKILKSDKEINSVLRIEKVEGNRDGKYYGVPFLVKDNILIKGTKTTNASKMLENYDSPYTATAVEKLLKAGFSVIGKTNMDEFAMGNTNEKSAFGPVKNPRDISRVPGGSSGGSAAAVAAGYVPFSLGSDTGGSVRQPASFCGVVGFKPSYGMISRYGLTAFSSSLDQIGVFANNVKDVALVTEIMKGKDIKDSTTIKHNVNLTENLEFDLSKAKVCIPKIVYNEHIGEDIKEKFELSIKFLKDKRAKVDVIDLPELEYSVAVYYIVAPSEASSNLARFDGIRYGLRKEAPGLSEMYRSTRESGFGIEVKRRIMMGTFNLSSAYYDQYFAKAAKVRKLMSEKLYKVLNDYDVIVTPTSPVLPPKLGERLSPLEYYLMDIFTIPANLSGLPGISIPFGNINNLPFGVHFMGQKMKDEALLSFSNTFFEKASKELNINV from the coding sequence GTGATACTTTTGTCTTTGACTATTGAAGAACTATTTGGTAAAAACACTATAGAGAGTAGCCTAAATAAAATATTAAAAAGTGACAAAGAAATAAATTCTGTTTTAAGGATTGAAAAAGTTGAGGGGAATAGAGATGGAAAATATTACGGTGTTCCTTTCCTTGTTAAAGATAATATTTTAATCAAAGGTACTAAAACAACAAACGCTTCAAAAATGCTTGAAAATTACGATTCTCCATACACAGCAACCGCTGTTGAAAAGTTATTGAAAGCTGGTTTTAGCGTTATTGGAAAAACAAATATGGACGAGTTTGCTATGGGAAACACTAATGAAAAATCAGCTTTTGGGCCTGTAAAAAATCCAAGAGATATTTCCAGAGTACCCGGTGGAAGCAGTGGAGGATCTGCTGCAGCAGTAGCCGCAGGATACGTACCTTTTTCCTTAGGTTCGGATACTGGAGGCTCAGTTAGACAGCCAGCTTCTTTTTGTGGAGTTGTTGGATTTAAACCCTCATACGGTATGATTTCAAGGTACGGTTTAACCGCATTTTCTTCGTCTTTAGACCAAATTGGTGTATTTGCAAATAATGTAAAAGATGTTGCTTTGGTAACGGAAATCATGAAAGGCAAAGATATTAAAGATTCTACTACTATTAAGCATAACGTAAATTTGACTGAAAATTTGGAATTTGATCTTTCCAAGGCAAAAGTATGCATTCCAAAAATTGTTTACAATGAGCATATTGGTGAAGATATAAAAGAAAAGTTCGAACTATCTATAAAGTTTCTAAAAGACAAAAGAGCCAAAGTTGATGTAATAGATCTTCCTGAATTAGAATATTCGGTTGCTGTTTATTACATAGTTGCTCCATCTGAAGCTTCATCCAATCTTGCAAGATTTGATGGCATTAGGTATGGTTTAAGAAAAGAGGCCCCTGGCTTAAGCGAAATGTACAGATCAACTCGCGAATCCGGATTTGGCATCGAAGTGAAGAGAAGAATAATGATGGGTACTTTCAATCTTTCATCAGCTTATTATGATCAATATTTTGCAAAGGCAGCTAAAGTCAGAAAATTAATGAGTGAAAAATTATATAAAGTATTAAACGATTACGATGTTATAGTTACTCCAACATCTCCTGTACTACCTCCAAAATTGGGTGAAAGATTAAGCCCTCTTGAATATTATCTTATGGACATATTTACAATCCCCGCAAATCTTTCAGGTCTACCAGGAATAAGCATACCTTTTGGAAATATAAATAATTTACCTTTTGGAGTTCATTTTATGGGACAAAAAATGAAAGACGAAGCACTTTTAAGTTTTTCAAATACCTTCTTTGAAAAAGCTTCCAAGGAGTTGAACATTAATGTATAA
- a CDS encoding Kiwa anti-phage protein KwaB-like domain-containing protein, whose protein sequence is NNRGSGRYISERKTFMKKLYNIFKVGNYRDFEFARVNSMIKAFDLKVNIDEKNKAIILDNQTNIKDLLNIFNELYYVSELSNIRMRVNEANVVKGS, encoded by the coding sequence CAATAACAGGGGGTCAGGCCGATATATATCTGAAAGAAAAACGTTTATGAAGAAACTGTACAACATTTTTAAGGTTGGAAATTACAGAGATTTTGAATTTGCGCGAGTAAACAGTATGATAAAAGCATTTGATCTCAAAGTGAATATTGATGAAAAAAACAAAGCAATTATCTTAGATAACCAAACAAACATAAAAGATCTTTTAAATATTTTTAATGAACTTTACTATGTTTCAGAACTTTCAAATATAAGAATGCGTGTAAACGAAGCGAATGTAGTTAAGGGAAGTTAA
- the pheT gene encoding phenylalanine--tRNA ligase subunit beta — protein sequence MKVSIEWLTDYINITKNTEELINELKLHTTDVESYSKVGKNLSNVVVGKIKDVKPHKNSDNLVVCEIDVGNSIKKIVTGDLTVKAEEKVPVALPGAILVNNVKIETRDFKGIVSEGMMCSLKELGISEDADKIYRIIDDVEAGVDFLKYFNLADEILEIDILPNRPDLLSYLGIAKELEAIGCGENFTLFDYTQIQKGEGFPVTIEYDKCKRYMATVMKNIKVGPSPLWLVKRLGRAGIRSINNIVDITNYVMLETGHPIHAFDLDLIGNQIVVRKANNGEKVLLLDEKEYTLRGDETLITDGRNIIALGGIMGGELSGINEHTTSVLLEVAYFDPVNIRKSSSYHKISSDSSYRFERGVDPNDSEIVMGRLIKLITELATGKVDGFTTDVYPNTIEKKRILLRKNYLNSRLGKVIEKSDVEKIFNKLDFTFVNQNENWLVSIPTKRPDIIDEIDIVEEVGRVYGYSKIPSYFPSISGLTGTKGEFVAFKDRVTDIMLANGFHEAKTFPLNNIKRMWMEDDVELKVVNPLSSEYEYITPKLVYGLLEATSFNYRNQNRDIKLFEIDKVFLKDDSSETGAKEFTNLAFIATGRENEYDFTDKREISFYTLKGNLENVFKEWSLNVDFLRSSQIGLMKSQSAELFLNDLKIGFLGLLDPQTADSFYEIKSPVYICEINLDTLFANRKDVSKKIRNFDFPAIKREYAFVVPISVEFKEIQKVIEDGSNIIEEFQIFDVYKGKNLPKDKISITVSIVYRSEHKTLKDEEVNEVEKNILNKLQKLNVKLRER from the coding sequence ATGAAGGTATCCATTGAATGGTTAACAGATTACATAAATATCACAAAAAATACAGAGGAATTAATTAATGAGTTAAAACTTCATACTACCGATGTTGAAAGCTACTCTAAAGTAGGAAAAAATCTTTCAAATGTTGTTGTTGGTAAAATAAAAGATGTAAAACCTCATAAAAATTCTGATAATTTAGTTGTTTGCGAAATTGACGTAGGTAATTCAATAAAAAAGATTGTTACAGGTGATCTTACAGTTAAAGCAGAAGAAAAAGTTCCTGTTGCTTTACCTGGTGCAATTTTAGTGAACAACGTTAAAATAGAAACTAGAGATTTTAAAGGAATTGTTTCTGAAGGTATGATGTGTTCTTTGAAAGAACTAGGAATATCTGAAGACGCTGATAAGATTTACAGAATAATCGATGATGTTGAAGCAGGAGTGGACTTTTTAAAATACTTTAACTTAGCAGATGAAATTTTAGAAATCGATATACTCCCCAATAGGCCTGATTTGCTTTCTTATTTAGGCATAGCTAAGGAACTAGAAGCTATAGGATGTGGAGAAAATTTTACACTCTTTGATTATACTCAAATACAAAAAGGTGAAGGGTTTCCAGTTACGATTGAATATGATAAATGTAAAAGATATATGGCAACTGTTATGAAAAATATAAAAGTTGGCCCTTCTCCATTGTGGCTTGTAAAAAGGTTAGGCAGAGCTGGAATAAGGAGTATTAACAATATCGTTGATATAACAAATTATGTTATGCTTGAAACAGGGCATCCAATTCACGCATTCGATTTAGACCTCATAGGCAACCAAATAGTTGTTAGAAAAGCAAATAATGGTGAAAAAGTCTTACTTTTGGATGAAAAAGAATATACTTTGCGCGGAGATGAGACTCTCATCACAGATGGTAGAAACATAATAGCCCTTGGAGGAATAATGGGCGGAGAATTAAGTGGAATAAATGAACATACAACGTCAGTTTTGTTAGAAGTAGCTTATTTTGATCCTGTAAACATTAGAAAATCTTCAAGTTACCATAAAATAAGCTCTGATTCTTCTTATAGATTTGAACGTGGTGTTGACCCAAACGATTCTGAAATCGTCATGGGAAGGTTAATAAAACTCATAACTGAATTAGCAACGGGAAAAGTAGATGGTTTTACAACGGATGTATATCCAAATACTATTGAAAAAAAGCGTATTTTATTGAGAAAGAATTATTTGAATAGCAGATTAGGCAAAGTAATTGAAAAATCTGATGTGGAAAAAATTTTTAACAAATTAGACTTTACTTTTGTAAACCAAAATGAAAATTGGTTAGTATCAATTCCTACGAAAAGGCCGGATATCATCGACGAAATAGATATTGTTGAGGAAGTTGGAAGAGTTTATGGATATTCAAAGATTCCTTCATATTTTCCTTCTATATCAGGTTTAACAGGAACTAAAGGAGAATTTGTTGCTTTTAAAGATAGAGTTACAGATATAATGTTAGCAAATGGTTTTCATGAAGCTAAAACTTTTCCTTTGAACAATATAAAACGTATGTGGATGGAAGATGATGTAGAATTAAAAGTAGTGAACCCATTATCATCCGAATATGAATACATTACTCCTAAGTTAGTATATGGGCTGTTGGAAGCAACTTCTTTTAACTACAGAAATCAAAACAGAGATATAAAATTATTTGAAATAGACAAGGTTTTTTTAAAAGACGACAGTAGTGAAACAGGAGCAAAAGAGTTCACAAATTTAGCATTTATTGCAACAGGCAGGGAAAACGAATATGACTTTACCGACAAGCGTGAAATTTCGTTCTACACTTTAAAAGGTAACTTAGAGAATGTTTTTAAGGAATGGAGTTTGAATGTAGATTTTCTTAGATCTTCTCAAATAGGTTTGATGAAGTCTCAAAGTGCTGAGTTGTTTTTAAATGATCTAAAAATTGGTTTTTTAGGATTGTTGGATCCTCAGACTGCTGATAGTTTTTATGAAATAAAGTCCCCAGTTTATATATGTGAGATAAACCTCGATACCTTGTTTGCAAATCGAAAAGATGTTAGCAAAAAGATTAGAAATTTTGATTTCCCCGCAATAAAGAGGGAGTATGCTTTTGTTGTACCTATATCAGTGGAATTCAAAGAAATTCAAAAAGTTATAGAAGATGGTAGCAATATAATCGAAGAATTTCAAATATTCGATGTTTATAAAGGTAAAAATTTACCAAAAGACAAAATAAGTATAACTGTAAGTATCGTGTACAGATCTGAGCATAAAACGTTAAAAGATGAGGAAGTTAACGAAGTTGAAAAAAATATTCTCAACAAATTGCAAAAACTAAATGTAAAACTTAGAGAAAGATAA
- a CDS encoding 2-oxoacid:ferredoxin oxidoreductase subunit beta yields MPSEKYFNYLRKDRMTTVWCPGCGNGIIMKNFIEAAHNLQLDKNKVAVISGIGCSSRVTGYLDFNTMHTLHGRAVAFATGVKLAKPEFEVVVMGGDGDILAIGGNHFIHACRRNMDLTVIIFNNSIYGMTGGQYSPTTPEDSYASTSPYGNLEENFNPVELAITSGATYVARSTVYHYMLTTKFIENAIKHTGMAVVEVVTNCHTYFGRYNRMPQPSEMLQYFKDNSIMVHKAKNMNEEELKGKIVIGEFLNVEKEGYVDKYNKMKKQFSTGEASR; encoded by the coding sequence ATGCCTTCTGAAAAGTATTTTAACTATTTGAGAAAAGATAGGATGACAACTGTATGGTGCCCAGGATGCGGCAATGGAATAATTATGAAAAATTTTATAGAAGCTGCTCACAATTTACAATTAGACAAGAATAAAGTCGCAGTGATATCCGGAATAGGTTGTTCTTCAAGAGTTACAGGCTACCTTGATTTTAATACCATGCATACGTTACATGGTAGAGCCGTTGCCTTTGCAACAGGAGTAAAACTTGCAAAACCCGAGTTTGAAGTAGTAGTTATGGGAGGAGACGGAGATATACTCGCAATAGGCGGGAATCATTTTATCCATGCATGTAGGAGAAATATGGATTTAACTGTAATAATCTTCAACAACTCAATATATGGAATGACAGGCGGCCAATATTCACCTACTACTCCAGAAGATAGTTACGCATCAACTTCTCCTTATGGAAACTTAGAAGAAAATTTTAATCCGGTAGAGTTGGCAATAACTTCAGGAGCAACTTATGTAGCAAGATCCACTGTTTATCATTATATGTTAACTACCAAGTTTATAGAAAATGCTATAAAACATACAGGTATGGCGGTTGTGGAAGTAGTAACTAATTGTCACACATATTTTGGAAGATATAACAGAATGCCTCAGCCTTCGGAAATGTTGCAATATTTTAAAGACAACTCCATTATGGTTCATAAAGCAAAAAATATGAATGAGGAAGAGTTGAAAGGCAAAATCGTCATAGGTGAATTTTTAAACGTCGAAAAAGAAGGATACGTGGATAAATATAACAAAATGAAAAAGCAGTTTTCAACAGGGGAGGCATCAAGATGA
- a CDS encoding rhomboid family intramembrane serine protease, giving the protein MRRNLTSILIIINVIIFLLMFLIGGLRAFSDPRLYILFGAQIGNLIKMGEWFRLVTSMFVHGGLFHIFFNMIALFYVGNLVERAYGPERFITIYMFSGIFGNILTHMFMPTAISVGASGAIFGLIGLLFGAGFRHDTPTILRPVTGTALLPIILINVIWGFLPGANINNFAHLGGLAMGFTFGWLTPIRYTKRSYNIWRILYYITLGILVASFILLLVFDFSFYLF; this is encoded by the coding sequence TTGCGAAGAAATCTAACAAGTATTTTGATAATTATAAACGTGATCATTTTTCTGCTTATGTTTTTAATAGGTGGACTTAGAGCGTTCTCAGATCCAAGATTGTATATACTATTTGGTGCACAGATAGGCAATTTGATAAAAATGGGAGAATGGTTTAGACTTGTAACATCAATGTTTGTTCATGGAGGACTTTTCCATATATTTTTTAATATGATCGCTCTGTTCTATGTCGGTAATTTGGTTGAGAGAGCATATGGCCCTGAAAGATTTATTACTATATATATGTTTTCAGGAATTTTTGGAAACATATTAACTCATATGTTTATGCCCACCGCTATTTCTGTTGGAGCATCAGGAGCTATTTTTGGTTTAATCGGCCTTTTGTTTGGAGCTGGCTTTAGACACGATACACCTACGATTTTAAGACCAGTTACAGGTACAGCCCTTCTACCAATTATTTTGATAAATGTTATCTGGGGGTTTTTACCAGGAGCGAACATAAACAACTTTGCACATTTAGGTGGATTAGCTATGGGATTTACATTTGGTTGGTTGACACCTATAAGATATACAAAAAGAAGTTATAATATTTGGAGAATACTTTATTATATAACCTTAGGGATATTAGTAGCAAGCTTTATTCTGCTTTTAGTATTTGATTTTAGTTTTTATTTGTTTTAA
- a CDS encoding dCMP deaminase family protein: MDKREEVEIYLNNKGSLKNIPNKTREDWDQYFMEVAELVSQRSTCVHRKVGAIIVKEKRILATGYNQPPSGFPHCNVIGCIRDDLNIKSGEHQEICYGLHAEQNALMQAAKFGINTSDSIIYVTHQPCSVCARLIINAGIKKVLFKKEYPDALTKLFFETCGIEIKVIK; the protein is encoded by the coding sequence TTGGATAAAAGAGAGGAAGTTGAAATTTACCTAAATAATAAAGGTAGTTTAAAAAATATTCCTAATAAAACACGTGAAGACTGGGATCAATATTTTATGGAAGTTGCTGAACTTGTAAGTCAAAGGTCAACTTGTGTCCATAGGAAAGTAGGTGCAATAATCGTTAAAGAAAAAAGAATTTTGGCTACAGGTTACAATCAACCTCCATCTGGTTTTCCACATTGTAATGTAATAGGATGCATAAGAGACGATTTAAATATTAAAAGTGGAGAACATCAAGAAATTTGTTATGGACTTCATGCAGAACAAAACGCATTAATGCAAGCTGCAAAATTTGGTATAAATACAAGCGACTCAATTATATATGTTACCCATCAACCGTGTTCTGTATGTGCAAGATTAATAATCAATGCTGGAATAAAAAAGGTGCTCTTTAAAAAAGAATATCCAGATGCTTTAACAAAACTTTTTTTTGAAACATGCGGCATAGAAATAAAAGTTATTAAATAA
- the pheS gene encoding phenylalanine--tRNA ligase subunit alpha has translation MNYNLNKEEILLALREELSDINDIQNLQNLKSKYLGKNGLTKSLMKNLKNLDDQAKREYGKVINELKNEIEDIFENKLAELKKAELEEKEKENWVDVTIPGAIRKIGKESFITKTIREIEEIFIGMGFSIAEGPEIEDAWYNFDALNTPKWHPAREMQDTFYITTDQQKLLRTHTSPVQIRTMLKSTPPLAIISPGRVYRKDELDATHSPVFHQVEGLYVDKTVSVSHLKMYLETMAKKLFGNKVSILLRPSYFPFTEPSFEVDISCIFCGGKGCNICKNSGWIEILGAGLVHPNVLKSVNYDPEIWQGFAFGMGVERVALLKYNVPEMREFYKNDVRFIESW, from the coding sequence GTGAACTATAATTTGAATAAAGAGGAAATACTTTTAGCTCTAAGAGAAGAACTAAGTGATATTAACGATATTCAAAACCTTCAAAATCTAAAATCTAAGTACCTCGGCAAAAATGGATTAACTAAAAGTTTGATGAAAAACTTGAAAAATCTTGATGATCAAGCTAAAAGAGAGTATGGTAAGGTCATTAACGAGTTAAAAAACGAAATTGAAGATATCTTTGAGAATAAATTAGCAGAATTGAAAAAAGCTGAATTAGAAGAAAAAGAGAAAGAAAATTGGGTCGATGTTACAATTCCAGGAGCAATTAGAAAAATTGGAAAAGAAAGTTTTATCACAAAAACAATTAGGGAGATAGAAGAAATTTTCATAGGTATGGGCTTTTCGATAGCGGAAGGACCTGAAATAGAAGATGCATGGTATAACTTTGACGCTCTCAATACTCCTAAATGGCATCCTGCAAGAGAAATGCAGGATACTTTTTATATAACAACTGACCAACAAAAGCTTCTACGTACCCATACTTCTCCCGTCCAAATAAGAACCATGCTAAAAAGCACACCCCCTTTAGCAATAATTTCACCGGGAAGGGTATATAGAAAAGATGAATTAGATGCCACTCATTCTCCTGTTTTTCATCAAGTGGAAGGTTTGTATGTAGATAAAACCGTTTCTGTTTCACATTTAAAGATGTATCTTGAAACAATGGCAAAAAAACTTTTTGGTAACAAAGTATCAATACTTTTAAGGCCGAGTTATTTTCCTTTTACAGAACCAAGTTTTGAAGTTGACATAAGTTGTATCTTTTGTGGAGGTAAAGGCTGTAACATATGTAAAAATTCTGGATGGATAGAGATATTAGGGGCAGGATTAGTTCATCCCAATGTATTAAAAAGTGTAAACTATGATCCTGAAATATGGCAAGGTTTTGCCTTTGGAATGGGAGTTGAAAGGGTTGCGTTGTTAAAATACAATGTTCCAGAAATGAGGGAGTTCTATAAAAATGATGTAAGGTTTATAGAAAGTTGGTAA